A window from Corynebacterium singulare encodes these proteins:
- the trxB gene encoding thioredoxin-disulfide reductase, with protein sequence MTIHDVAIVGSGPAGYTAALYAARAELNPIVFEGFEYGGELMNTTEVENYPGFQKGIMGPELMEEMRAQAIRFGADLRMEVVDSIELEGEIKKLHVGDEVFEAHTVILATGAAPRYLGIPGESELAGRGVSACATCDGFFFKGHNIAVVGGGDSAMEEATFLTKFAESVTIIHRSENFRASKIMLERAKENKQIKWLTNTTVERVLEKDGKVGSLEVKNVLTGELSELDVTAMFVAIGHDPRSGFLEGQVATNAAGYVEVEQPSTKTSLPGVFACGDLVDDHYQQAITAAGSGCRAAIDAEHFLAENR encoded by the coding sequence GTGACTATCCACGATGTCGCCATCGTCGGCTCCGGCCCCGCCGGCTACACCGCAGCCCTCTACGCAGCGCGCGCGGAACTCAACCCGATCGTCTTCGAAGGCTTCGAATACGGCGGAGAGCTCATGAACACCACCGAGGTGGAGAACTACCCGGGCTTCCAGAAGGGCATCATGGGCCCGGAGCTCATGGAGGAGATGCGCGCCCAGGCCATCCGCTTCGGCGCGGACCTGCGCATGGAGGTTGTGGATTCCATCGAGCTCGAGGGCGAGATCAAGAAGCTGCACGTGGGCGACGAGGTATTTGAGGCCCACACGGTCATCCTCGCCACCGGTGCTGCACCGCGCTACCTTGGCATTCCGGGCGAATCCGAGCTGGCCGGCCGCGGCGTGTCCGCATGTGCCACCTGCGATGGCTTCTTCTTCAAGGGCCACAACATTGCCGTCGTCGGCGGCGGCGATTCCGCCATGGAGGAAGCCACCTTCCTCACCAAGTTCGCCGAGTCCGTGACCATCATCCACCGCTCCGAGAACTTCCGCGCCTCCAAGATCATGCTGGAGCGCGCCAAGGAGAACAAGCAGATCAAGTGGCTGACCAACACCACCGTGGAGCGCGTCCTGGAAAAGGACGGCAAGGTCGGCAGCCTCGAGGTCAAGAACGTGCTCACCGGCGAGCTCAGCGAGCTCGACGTCACCGCCATGTTCGTGGCGATTGGCCACGACCCGCGCTCCGGCTTCCTCGAGGGCCAGGTGGCCACCAACGCCGCCGGCTACGTCGAGGTGGAGCAGCCTTCTACCAAGACCTCTCTGCCGGGCGTCTTTGCCTGCGGTGACCTGGTGGATGATCACTACCAGCAGGCCATCACCGCTGCCGGCTCCGGCTGCCGGGCGGCAATTGATGCGGAACATTTCCTCGCCGAGAACCGTTAA
- the trxA gene encoding thioredoxin yields the protein MSNIKNVTTDSFRADVVEAGKPVVVDFWAEWCGPCKKLSPILEEVADELGDDVSVVKVNVDEERTLGAMFQIMSIPSVLIFNNGEKVDEFVGLRSKNDIVAQIRKQL from the coding sequence ATGAGCAACATTAAGAACGTTACGACTGATTCCTTCCGCGCGGACGTCGTCGAGGCCGGCAAGCCGGTTGTTGTCGACTTCTGGGCGGAATGGTGCGGCCCGTGCAAGAAGCTGTCCCCGATCCTCGAAGAGGTCGCTGACGAGCTGGGCGATGATGTCTCCGTGGTCAAGGTCAACGTGGACGAAGAGCGCACCCTGGGTGCAATGTTCCAGATCATGTCCATCCCGTCTGTGCTGATCTTCAACAACGGCGAGAAGGTTGATGAGTTTGTTGGCCTGCGTTCTAAGAACGACATCGTGGCACAGATAAGAAAACAGCTCTAA
- a CDS encoding N-acetylmuramoyl-L-alanine amidase has product MNRVLRVGDQSVRVAEARATLARLGLMTDYQGTLSDWKKQKYSETDKHFDAALSQVLKAFQQSRGIVPSGEIDDLTLRELRQASYTLGARVLAYEPGNLQVGDDVAQLQEQLQELGFYQERIDGHFGPDTYAALAEYQLNCGLRSDGVCGPNTINALSLLGRRITGGSAHNIQERERVRNAGPKLAGKRVVIDPSLGGFNKGRTVKGRYGDITEEEILWDLAERVAGRMIAAGMETIISRPRTDDPSIRDRAGLANAFGADLVISLACDEYPTDKANGVATFYFGSESGNSSLIGETLSGFIQREIVARTELGNCRNHGRTWALLRLTQMPVVQVVLGYLTSPKDIAVLTNPDCRDDIAEAIVVSVKRLYLLDDDTAVTGTYRFDELLRAERSS; this is encoded by the coding sequence GTGAACCGCGTTTTACGTGTTGGTGACCAGAGTGTTCGCGTTGCCGAAGCACGCGCAACCCTAGCCCGCCTCGGCCTCATGACGGACTACCAGGGGACGTTGTCCGACTGGAAGAAGCAAAAGTACTCCGAGACCGATAAGCACTTTGACGCCGCCCTATCCCAGGTTCTGAAGGCCTTCCAGCAGTCGCGCGGCATCGTGCCCAGCGGCGAGATTGATGACCTCACCCTCCGCGAGCTGCGCCAGGCCTCCTACACCTTGGGCGCCCGCGTGCTTGCCTATGAGCCGGGCAACCTGCAGGTGGGCGATGATGTCGCGCAGCTCCAAGAGCAGCTGCAGGAGCTCGGTTTCTACCAAGAGCGCATCGACGGGCACTTCGGCCCGGACACCTACGCTGCCTTGGCGGAATACCAACTCAACTGTGGCCTGCGCAGCGATGGCGTGTGCGGGCCGAACACCATCAATGCGCTCAGCCTTCTGGGTCGTCGCATTACTGGCGGCTCGGCCCACAACATCCAAGAGCGCGAGCGCGTGCGCAACGCTGGTCCGAAGTTGGCCGGCAAGCGCGTCGTCATTGACCCGAGCCTCGGCGGCTTCAACAAGGGCCGCACGGTCAAGGGCCGCTACGGTGACATCACGGAGGAAGAAATCCTCTGGGACTTGGCCGAGCGCGTAGCTGGCCGCATGATTGCCGCCGGCATGGAGACCATCATCTCCCGCCCGCGCACCGATGACCCGTCCATCCGTGACCGCGCGGGCTTGGCCAACGCATTCGGCGCTGACCTGGTGATTTCCTTGGCCTGCGATGAGTATCCCACGGACAAGGCCAACGGCGTGGCCACCTTCTACTTCGGTTCGGAGTCCGGCAACTCCTCACTCATCGGCGAGACGCTCTCCGGCTTCATCCAGCGTGAGATCGTTGCCCGCACCGAACTGGGTAACTGCCGCAACCACGGCCGCACGTGGGCATTGCTGCGTCTGACTCAGATGCCGGTTGTACAGGTGGTGCTGGGTTACCTGACCAGCCCGAAGGATATTGCAGTCCTCACCAACCCGGACTGCCGCGATGACATTGCCGAAGCAATCGTTGTCTCCGTTAAGCGCCTGTACCTTCTCGACGATGACACCGCCGTCACCGGCACCTATCGCTTTGACGAGCTCCTGCGCGCGGAACGATCTTCTTGA
- a CDS encoding sigma-70 family RNA polymerase sigma factor, which produces MSAQPTDRELVDAFIGGDTKAFSAIVEKHRARLTAMARRYTRNDHDAQDIVQEALLKASCNMQSYRHDAALSTWLHRLVMNSGYDFLNHRSNRENASLDSDIIEDDRNYALAHNPSEHLAEHITVAQAMQTLREDQRQALYLTDVAGYPIATVAKVQGVAPGTVKSRRARARQALRAAID; this is translated from the coding sequence TTGTCTGCTCAGCCGACCGATCGTGAACTCGTCGACGCCTTCATTGGCGGAGATACCAAGGCCTTTTCGGCCATCGTCGAAAAGCACCGCGCGCGCCTGACCGCCATGGCGCGGCGCTACACACGCAACGACCACGATGCGCAGGACATCGTGCAGGAGGCCCTGCTCAAGGCCAGCTGCAACATGCAGTCCTACCGGCACGATGCCGCGCTGAGCACGTGGCTGCACCGGCTGGTGATGAACTCCGGCTACGACTTCCTCAACCACCGCTCCAACCGGGAGAACGCTTCCTTGGACTCCGACATCATTGAGGATGACCGCAACTACGCGCTCGCGCACAACCCCAGCGAACACCTAGCGGAGCACATCACGGTGGCCCAGGCCATGCAGACCCTCCGCGAGGATCAGCGCCAGGCGCTGTACCTGACGGACGTCGCCGGTTATCCCATCGCCACGGTGGCCAAGGTTCAGGGCGTGGCTCCCGGCACGGTGAAGTCACGGCGTGCCCGGGCGCGTCAGGCGTTGCGTGCGGCGATAGACTAG
- a CDS encoding integrase core domain-containing protein: protein MNRSVSVVYNERLAQHGIATSTGTVGDSYDNALAENVNGSYKNELIHTRRWDDVVEVEIATFEWVSWWNEDRLHQSLGYRTPVEVETEFWKQNPPQEIIEIKANA, encoded by the coding sequence ATGAACAGGTCCGTCAGCGTGGTCTACAACGAGCGACTTGCCCAGCACGGGATTGCCACTTCCACCGGAACTGTCGGGGATTCTTATGACAATGCTCTGGCAGAAAACGTTAATGGTTCCTACAAGAACGAGCTGATCCATACTCGCAGGTGGGATGATGTTGTCGAGGTAGAAATCGCGACGTTCGAGTGGGTGTCATGGTGGAACGAAGATAGACTCCACCAAAGCTTGGGATACCGAACCCCGGTCGAGGTCGAAACCGAATTTTGGAAGCAGAACCCGCCACAGGAAATAATAGAAATCAAGGCAAATGCCTAG